The following are encoded in a window of Hyalangium minutum genomic DNA:
- a CDS encoding bifunctional aminotransferase class I/II-fold pyridoxal phosphate-dependent enzyme/GNAT family N-acetyltransferase, which produces MEASERNSTVDSIHQEAIQHGIYFLNPDDQELHGRTFKLQGQELLSFASCSYLGLEQHPQLVEGVIHAAKKYGTQFSATRGFVSAPPYGELEALMSELLGGYAIVCSSTSLGHQSALGVLATEKDAIVLDHQAHYSIQQAVQICRTSGCHVEIVKHGELERALEAIQRLASIRKTVWFCVDGVYSMYGDLVPIELLREALKIAPNVRLYVDDAHGMSWVGKHGRGSFLTRFGFNERVVLATSLNKAFAAGGGCLLFATDKERQYVRKTGGPLFFSGPLQPPMLGAAMASARLHLSQEIYQHQEILQERIRLANRLIREEGLPLLVENETPIFFLRLGLPRLGFKVARRMMDEGIYVTPSVYPTVPMRRGGIRLSLTAYHTNEDVEQVIKRLAVHIPTVLAEEGLTVDNLDDEFRHALPGKGRFAARARAPLQELIQRLIVEQESPETELVATGKRPLESAEHLTVEKYTSIWQVDKELWNSMLGTVGFISWDSLMMQEQVFTDAAEPENCWQFLYVLVRDRAGRVLAAAPFTVALCKDDMLMREEVSQKVEERRKEDPYFLSSKALLLGTLLSEGNHLYLDRSGPWRAALTRLLEVAREEYDKNRCSVMTMRDLPADDNEMDQELLHHGLVKVPMLDSHVLNITWWTEEEYLATLTKRKREHLRERIAQSKFYERRVHGVGVGETLSVEELEHLHSLYLNVAKKAMRLNVFHLPLQLLAAMHESPAWELVTLRLDPAHGGPAHGRPVAFYAGYKQDAHYGAFLCGVDYDYVYQHGAYRQMLFQIIRRAMELGTKTVHLGMTANLEKLRFGTVAQRTCVYMQARDHFSGALLREIAAEASLSSTHSPANKPANASPG; this is translated from the coding sequence ATGGAAGCTTCGGAACGCAATTCGACGGTGGACTCCATTCATCAGGAGGCCATTCAGCATGGGATCTACTTCCTCAATCCGGATGACCAGGAGCTTCACGGCCGCACCTTCAAGCTGCAGGGCCAGGAGCTGCTGTCGTTCGCCTCGTGCTCGTACCTGGGACTGGAGCAGCACCCCCAGCTCGTCGAAGGCGTGATCCATGCGGCGAAGAAGTACGGGACCCAGTTCTCGGCCACGCGTGGCTTCGTCTCAGCGCCGCCGTACGGAGAGCTGGAGGCGCTCATGTCTGAGCTGCTGGGGGGCTACGCGATCGTCTGTTCCTCCACCTCGCTGGGGCACCAGTCGGCGCTGGGCGTGCTCGCTACGGAGAAGGACGCGATCGTCCTGGATCACCAGGCCCACTACAGCATCCAGCAGGCCGTGCAGATCTGCCGCACCTCCGGTTGTCACGTGGAGATCGTGAAGCACGGCGAGCTGGAGCGCGCCCTGGAGGCCATCCAGCGGCTGGCGTCGATCCGCAAGACGGTCTGGTTCTGCGTGGACGGTGTCTACAGCATGTATGGCGACCTGGTGCCCATCGAGCTGCTGCGCGAGGCGCTGAAGATCGCTCCCAACGTGCGGCTCTACGTGGATGACGCGCACGGCATGAGCTGGGTGGGCAAGCACGGCCGGGGCAGCTTCCTCACGCGGTTTGGCTTCAACGAGCGCGTTGTGCTGGCCACCTCGCTGAACAAGGCGTTCGCGGCCGGCGGCGGATGCCTGCTGTTCGCCACGGACAAGGAGCGCCAGTACGTCCGCAAGACGGGTGGCCCGCTGTTCTTCTCGGGCCCGTTGCAGCCTCCCATGCTCGGCGCGGCCATGGCCTCCGCGCGGCTCCACCTGTCACAAGAGATCTACCAGCACCAGGAGATCCTCCAGGAGCGCATCCGACTGGCCAACCGGCTGATCCGTGAGGAGGGCCTGCCGCTGCTCGTGGAGAACGAGACGCCCATCTTCTTCCTGCGTCTGGGCCTGCCCCGGCTCGGCTTCAAGGTGGCCCGGCGGATGATGGACGAGGGCATCTACGTGACGCCCTCCGTGTACCCCACCGTGCCCATGCGCCGCGGCGGCATCCGCTTGTCTCTCACCGCGTATCACACGAACGAAGATGTGGAGCAGGTCATCAAGCGGCTGGCCGTGCACATCCCCACAGTGCTGGCGGAGGAGGGGCTCACGGTCGACAACCTGGATGACGAGTTCCGCCACGCGCTGCCGGGCAAGGGCCGGTTCGCCGCGCGCGCTCGGGCGCCACTCCAGGAGCTGATCCAGCGGCTCATCGTCGAGCAGGAGTCTCCTGAGACTGAGCTGGTGGCGACCGGCAAGCGGCCGCTGGAGTCCGCGGAGCACCTCACCGTCGAGAAATACACCTCCATCTGGCAGGTGGATAAGGAGCTGTGGAACTCGATGCTGGGCACCGTCGGCTTCATCAGCTGGGACTCGCTGATGATGCAGGAGCAGGTATTTACGGACGCCGCCGAGCCTGAGAACTGTTGGCAGTTCCTCTATGTGCTCGTCCGCGACCGAGCGGGCCGCGTCCTCGCCGCGGCGCCTTTCACGGTGGCGCTGTGCAAGGACGACATGCTCATGCGCGAAGAGGTCTCCCAGAAGGTGGAGGAGCGGCGCAAGGAGGATCCCTACTTCCTGTCCTCCAAGGCGCTGCTGCTGGGAACGCTCTTGTCCGAGGGCAACCACCTGTACCTGGACCGCTCGGGCCCCTGGCGCGCCGCGCTCACCCGGCTGCTGGAGGTGGCACGCGAGGAGTACGACAAGAACCGCTGCTCGGTGATGACGATGAGAGATCTCCCAGCGGACGACAACGAGATGGATCAGGAACTGCTCCACCACGGGCTGGTGAAGGTGCCCATGTTGGACTCCCATGTGCTCAACATCACCTGGTGGACCGAGGAGGAGTACCTGGCCACCTTGACGAAGCGGAAGCGCGAGCACCTGCGCGAGCGCATTGCTCAGTCCAAGTTCTACGAGCGGCGCGTGCACGGCGTGGGCGTGGGCGAGACACTCTCCGTGGAAGAGCTCGAGCACCTGCACTCGCTGTATTTGAACGTGGCCAAGAAGGCCATGCGTCTCAACGTGTTTCACCTGCCGCTTCAACTGCTGGCCGCCATGCACGAGTCTCCGGCCTGGGAGCTCGTTACGCTCCGGCTGGATCCGGCTCACGGAGGCCCTGCCCATGGCCGCCCGGTCGCCTTCTACGCCGGTTACAAGCAGGACGCCCACTACGGCGCCTTCCTCTGTGGGGTTGATTATGACTACGTGTATCAGCACGGCGCGTACCGCCAGATGCTGTTTCAAATCATTCGCCGTGCCATGGAGCTGGGAACAAAAACAGTTCACCTCGGAATGACCGCAAACCTGGAGAAACTCCGCTTCGGCACCGTGGCTCAGCGCACGTGTGTTTACATGCAGGCGAGAGATCACTTCAGCGGTGCGCTGCTGCGAGAGATCGCCGCCGAGGCCAGCCTGAGCAGCACCCACTCGCCTGCCAACAAGCCCGCTAACGCATCTCCCGGGTAG
- the glmS gene encoding glutamine--fructose-6-phosphate transaminase (isomerizing), which translates to MCGIVGYVGDKESAPILVSGLKKLEYRGYDSAGVAVVNRNQLNVVRATGKLKNLENRVAQEVPKGTIGIGHTRWATHGRPSDENAHPHSYKGVAVVHNGIIENHLALKEELRAKGHIFSSETDTEVFAHLIYDELERGVDLVEAVRLAIKQVKGTYALAVVTANDPNRIVCTKDSSPMVLGLGQGQNFVASDVPALLEHTRDFVYMEEGDLAVVTAQRVDIYNRQGQIVNRPTRRIDWTPMMAEKGGHKHFMHKEIWEQPRAIADTLRGRMLLSEGDIHFEGWNLSPEKARAISKVTILACGTSWHSGVAGKHMIESLARLPVEVELASEFRYRDPIVDSSHLAIAISQSGETADTLAAFKEAKRRGATAMAICNVMGSAMTREADISVLTNAGPEIGVASTKAFTTQLVTLYMLAIKLGRMRGTLTVKQAQEHLTHLTEIPKMIEDVLKCEPSVKRVARDFMNSQDFLFLGRGPMHPVALEGALKLKEISYIHAEGYAGGEMKHGPIALIDEKMPVVVIAPKQPHVAYEKIIGNIEEVRARGGKVIAIIDEDDAHVSSLADHVIRIPPACALLAPVVATIPLQLLAYHVAEMRGNDVDQPRNLAKSVTVE; encoded by the coding sequence ATGTGCGGCATCGTTGGTTACGTGGGTGACAAGGAGTCGGCTCCGATTCTGGTATCCGGCCTGAAGAAGCTGGAGTACCGCGGCTACGACTCGGCCGGTGTGGCGGTGGTGAACCGCAACCAGCTGAACGTGGTGCGCGCCACGGGCAAGCTGAAGAACCTGGAGAACCGCGTGGCCCAGGAGGTGCCCAAGGGCACCATTGGCATCGGCCACACGCGGTGGGCCACGCACGGTCGCCCCTCGGACGAGAACGCCCACCCGCACTCCTATAAGGGCGTGGCTGTCGTCCACAACGGCATCATCGAGAACCACCTCGCTCTCAAGGAGGAGCTGCGGGCCAAGGGCCACATCTTCTCCTCGGAGACGGACACCGAGGTCTTCGCCCACCTCATCTACGATGAGCTGGAGCGCGGCGTGGACCTGGTCGAGGCCGTCCGCCTGGCCATCAAGCAGGTGAAGGGCACCTACGCCCTGGCGGTCGTCACCGCGAATGATCCGAACCGCATCGTCTGCACCAAGGACTCCTCGCCCATGGTGCTGGGCCTGGGCCAGGGACAGAACTTCGTGGCCAGCGACGTGCCGGCCCTGCTCGAGCACACCCGCGACTTCGTCTACATGGAGGAGGGCGATCTGGCCGTCGTCACCGCCCAGCGCGTAGACATCTACAACCGCCAGGGCCAGATCGTGAACCGGCCCACCCGCCGCATCGACTGGACGCCGATGATGGCGGAGAAGGGCGGCCACAAGCACTTCATGCACAAGGAGATCTGGGAGCAGCCCCGCGCCATTGCGGACACCCTGCGCGGCCGCATGCTCCTGTCCGAGGGCGACATCCACTTCGAGGGCTGGAACCTCTCCCCGGAGAAGGCGCGCGCCATCAGCAAGGTGACCATCCTCGCGTGTGGCACCTCGTGGCACTCGGGCGTGGCCGGCAAGCACATGATCGAGTCGCTGGCGCGCCTCCCCGTCGAGGTGGAGCTGGCCAGCGAGTTCCGCTACCGCGATCCGATCGTCGACTCCTCGCATCTGGCCATCGCGATCAGCCAGTCTGGTGAGACGGCCGACACGCTGGCGGCCTTCAAGGAGGCCAAGCGCCGCGGCGCCACCGCCATGGCCATCTGCAACGTGATGGGCAGCGCGATGACGCGCGAGGCGGACATCTCCGTGCTGACCAACGCGGGCCCGGAGATCGGCGTGGCCTCCACCAAGGCCTTCACCACGCAACTGGTGACGCTCTACATGCTGGCCATCAAGCTGGGCCGCATGCGTGGCACGCTCACCGTGAAGCAGGCCCAGGAGCACCTGACGCACCTGACCGAGATCCCCAAGATGATCGAGGACGTGCTCAAGTGCGAGCCGTCCGTGAAGCGCGTGGCCCGCGACTTCATGAACTCGCAGGACTTCCTCTTCCTCGGCCGCGGCCCCATGCACCCGGTGGCGCTCGAGGGCGCGCTGAAGCTCAAGGAGATCTCCTACATCCACGCCGAGGGCTACGCCGGCGGCGAGATGAAGCATGGCCCCATCGCGCTCATCGACGAGAAGATGCCCGTGGTGGTGATCGCGCCCAAGCAGCCGCACGTGGCCTACGAGAAGATCATCGGCAACATCGAGGAAGTGCGTGCCCGCGGCGGCAAGGTCATCGCGATCATCGACGAGGATGACGCGCACGTGAGCTCGCTGGCCGACCACGTCATCCGCATCCCGCCGGCCTGCGCCCTGCTGGCGCCGGTGGTGGCCACCATCCCGCTGCAGCTGCTCGCCTACCATGTGGCCGAGATGCGCGGGAACGACGTGGACCAGCCGCGCAACCTCGCCAAGAGCGTCACCGTCGAGTAG
- a CDS encoding TatD family hydrolase translates to MPELPSLFDAHLHPEALSNQDLESMRFFGVERALVVAHHFAEPTAKSLLAHFDDLVGRQLPRLEKLGIRAYAALGVHPRCIPRRGLSEVLSRLPDYFQGGRVVALGETGLHAGGEEEEEAFLEQLALARRLKLRVVVHTPLQDKERHTRRILTLLRTSGVLPTRVLVDHATGRTVSAILGCGHWAGLTLHPEALKAERAVALVRKLGSERLVLNSDAGDGAGDILGLARLARLLAKANLSDRIVRRVANENAERFFQLKA, encoded by the coding sequence GTGCCAGAACTTCCCAGCCTCTTCGACGCGCACCTGCACCCGGAGGCCCTGAGCAATCAGGACCTGGAGTCCATGCGCTTCTTCGGGGTGGAGCGGGCGCTGGTGGTGGCGCACCACTTCGCGGAGCCCACGGCCAAGTCGCTGCTGGCGCACTTCGATGACCTGGTGGGTCGGCAGCTGCCACGGCTGGAGAAGCTGGGCATCCGGGCGTATGCGGCGCTCGGGGTGCACCCGCGCTGCATCCCCCGGCGAGGGCTGTCCGAGGTGCTCTCGCGCCTGCCGGACTACTTCCAAGGTGGGCGCGTGGTGGCGCTGGGAGAGACGGGGCTGCACGCGGGCGGCGAGGAGGAGGAGGAGGCCTTCCTGGAGCAGCTGGCGCTGGCGCGGCGGCTGAAGCTGCGGGTGGTGGTGCACACACCGCTGCAGGACAAGGAGCGGCACACCCGGCGCATCCTCACACTGCTGCGCACCTCGGGGGTGCTGCCCACACGGGTGCTGGTGGACCACGCCACGGGGCGCACGGTGAGTGCCATCCTGGGCTGCGGACACTGGGCGGGGCTGACGCTGCACCCGGAGGCGCTCAAGGCCGAGCGCGCGGTGGCGCTGGTGCGGAAGCTCGGCAGCGAGCGGCTGGTGCTCAACTCGGATGCGGGAGATGGCGCCGGGGACATACTCGGGCTGGCGCGCCTGGCCCGCCTGCTGGCGAAGGCCAACCTCTCCGACCGCATCGTCCGGCGCGTGGCCAACGAGAACGCCGAGCGCTTCTTCCAGCTCAAGGCGTGA
- a CDS encoding M3 family metallopeptidase: MRRLTLALVAASALAGCASSTANTPDSQASSQEAPTPAAAAAPRPAALVPDAARHLTGTAPQFQASCRQDIQKARDSIARFKALPAPRETVAALEIFDEAVALLANTAGRAAIATNSHPDEAMRTVSQECETEVEKAVTEIGLDRGVYDVLSSLDLSQQDGATKQYVSHQLRDFRRVGVDKDEATRTQVLALKEELTKIGQEFGKNIREDVRSVELDPKELAGLPDDYVRAHAPGANGKVRITTDYPDYTPFMAYAKSAKAREALWRVYRQRGYPKNLDTLSRMLSKRYELATLLGYPNWAAYTTEDKMIRTEKAAADFIEKITTVSGARAKADYDTLLARKRKDDPKAAVVNPWDQPYLEDRVKAEQYNFDSQAVRPYLEYTRVRDGVLDITSRMFGITYKRVADAKVWSPDIETYDIYEGSTLLGRIFLDMHPRENKYKHAAQWDLASGRAGKTLPEGVLMCNFPKPGAEPALMQHTDVETFFHEFGHLLHHILGGRARWAGISGTRTEMDFVEAPSQMLEEWAWSPESLQTFAKHYQSNEPLPTDLIGRMKKADEFGKGLGVRQQMFYASISLGLYNRDPKGLDTTAMVKQLQEKYTPFKYASDTYFHLSFGHLDGYSAAYYTYMWSLVIAKDLFTPFQAEGLMNPAPAMRYRHTVLEPGGAKDAALLVKDFLGREYGFEAYERWLNGN; encoded by the coding sequence GTGCGTCGCCTCACACTTGCTCTCGTGGCCGCCTCTGCGCTCGCAGGGTGCGCCAGTTCCACCGCCAACACCCCTGACTCCCAGGCCTCCTCCCAGGAGGCCCCCACCCCGGCTGCCGCGGCGGCTCCCCGCCCTGCGGCCCTGGTTCCAGACGCGGCGCGCCATCTGACGGGCACTGCGCCTCAGTTCCAGGCGTCCTGCCGCCAGGACATCCAGAAGGCCCGGGACTCCATCGCCCGCTTCAAGGCGCTGCCGGCGCCTCGGGAGACCGTCGCGGCGCTGGAGATCTTCGACGAGGCCGTGGCCCTGCTCGCCAACACCGCCGGGCGCGCCGCCATCGCCACCAACTCGCACCCGGACGAGGCCATGCGCACCGTCTCCCAGGAGTGCGAGACCGAGGTGGAGAAGGCCGTCACCGAGATCGGCCTGGATCGCGGCGTCTATGACGTGCTGTCCAGCTTGGACTTGAGCCAGCAGGACGGCGCCACGAAGCAGTACGTGAGCCACCAGCTGCGCGACTTCCGCCGTGTCGGCGTGGACAAGGACGAGGCCACCCGCACCCAGGTGCTCGCACTCAAGGAGGAGCTCACCAAGATTGGCCAGGAGTTCGGCAAGAACATCCGCGAGGACGTGCGCAGCGTGGAGCTGGATCCCAAGGAGCTCGCGGGCCTGCCTGACGACTACGTGCGCGCCCACGCCCCCGGCGCCAACGGCAAGGTGCGCATCACCACGGACTATCCGGACTACACGCCGTTCATGGCGTACGCCAAGAGCGCCAAGGCCCGCGAAGCCCTCTGGCGCGTCTACCGCCAGCGCGGCTACCCGAAGAACCTCGACACCCTGTCGCGCATGCTCTCCAAGCGCTACGAGCTGGCCACGCTGCTGGGCTACCCGAACTGGGCCGCCTACACCACCGAGGACAAGATGATCCGCACGGAGAAGGCCGCCGCGGACTTCATCGAGAAGATCACGACCGTCTCCGGCGCCCGCGCCAAGGCCGACTACGACACGCTGCTGGCCCGCAAGCGCAAGGACGACCCGAAGGCCGCCGTCGTCAACCCGTGGGACCAGCCGTACCTCGAGGACCGGGTGAAGGCCGAGCAGTACAACTTCGACTCGCAGGCCGTGCGCCCCTACCTCGAGTACACCCGCGTGCGCGACGGCGTGCTGGACATCACCTCGCGCATGTTCGGCATCACCTACAAGCGCGTGGCGGACGCGAAGGTCTGGTCCCCGGACATCGAGACCTATGACATCTACGAGGGCTCCACGCTGCTGGGCCGCATCTTCCTGGACATGCACCCGCGCGAGAACAAGTACAAGCACGCGGCGCAGTGGGATTTGGCCAGCGGCAGGGCCGGCAAGACGCTCCCCGAGGGCGTGCTGATGTGCAACTTCCCCAAGCCCGGCGCCGAGCCCGCGCTCATGCAGCACACCGACGTGGAGACCTTCTTCCACGAGTTCGGCCACCTGCTGCACCACATCCTCGGCGGCCGCGCGCGCTGGGCGGGCATCTCCGGCACCCGCACCGAGATGGACTTCGTCGAGGCCCCCTCGCAGATGCTCGAGGAGTGGGCCTGGTCCCCGGAGTCGCTCCAGACGTTCGCCAAGCACTACCAGTCCAACGAGCCTCTGCCCACGGACCTCATCGGCCGCATGAAGAAGGCGGACGAGTTCGGCAAGGGGCTCGGGGTGCGCCAGCAGATGTTCTACGCGTCCATCAGCCTGGGCCTCTACAACCGCGACCCCAAGGGCCTGGACACCACCGCCATGGTGAAGCAGCTCCAGGAGAAGTACACGCCCTTCAAGTACGCCTCGGACACCTACTTCCACCTGTCCTTCGGCCACCTCGATGGGTACTCGGCGGCCTACTACACCTATATGTGGTCGCTGGTGATCGCGAAGGACCTCTTCACGCCCTTCCAGGCCGAGGGCCTCATGAACCCCGCGCCCGCCATGCGCTACCGCCACACCGTGCTCGAGCCTGGTGGCGCCAAGGATGCCGCACTGCTGGTGAAGGACTTCCTCGGCCGCGAGTACGGCTTCGAGGCCTATGAGCGCTGGCTGAACGGCAACTGA
- a CDS encoding DUF2378 family protein, with the protein MVLETSQEIGREPVVFGHALETLLAEAEVLAPHTLDEFARLGLSPLHQLEVAYPVEVWSEALRILVQALSADVGTAAAEFLLGQRYSERSLSSRIGSAMNAHAKVVGPERTLMRTARNLRMVNNFFDATVRELPGGRGWELVTKPLVQFALSSKRLMDPPHFLRGVLSKALEAAGAKGVRMELVEHDEVLGTATFHIFF; encoded by the coding sequence ATGGTGCTGGAGACGAGCCAGGAGATTGGACGCGAGCCCGTGGTGTTCGGCCACGCGCTGGAGACCTTGCTGGCCGAGGCGGAGGTGCTGGCGCCGCACACGCTGGACGAGTTCGCGCGGCTGGGCCTGTCTCCGCTGCACCAGCTGGAGGTGGCCTACCCAGTGGAGGTGTGGTCCGAGGCGCTGCGGATCCTCGTCCAGGCGCTCTCGGCGGATGTGGGCACGGCGGCGGCGGAGTTCCTGCTGGGCCAGCGCTACTCGGAGCGGTCCCTGAGCTCGCGAATCGGCTCGGCCATGAACGCGCATGCCAAGGTGGTGGGCCCGGAGCGGACGCTGATGCGCACGGCGCGCAACCTGCGCATGGTCAACAACTTCTTCGACGCCACCGTGCGCGAACTGCCGGGCGGCAGGGGCTGGGAGCTGGTGACGAAGCCGCTGGTGCAGTTCGCTCTGTCGAGCAAGCGCCTGATGGATCCTCCCCACTTCCTGCGGGGTGTGCTCAGCAAGGCTCTGGAGGCGGCCGGTGCCAAGGGCGTCCGCATGGAGCTGGTGGAGCACGACGAGGTGCTCGGCACCGCCACGTTCCACATCTTCTTCTGA
- the glmU gene encoding bifunctional UDP-N-acetylglucosamine diphosphorylase/glucosamine-1-phosphate N-acetyltransferase GlmU has protein sequence MSSPLAAVVLCAGKGTRMKSEKAKVLHAILGRPLCFYPLKRALELGASPLVPVVGHQAAEVEKAIQAQLPAATLRFALQKEQRGTADAVRSAEGALKDFSGRVLILYGDVPLLRRETLEALVAAHEKGKATLSMVATVLDDPTGYGRVIREGGKVVRIVEHKDATPEQRAVRECNAGIYLVESSFLWKALAEIQPQNAQGEYYLTDLVEMAAKLGPVASVEADATETAGVNDRVELAARARVLQQRINERHMRAGVTLVDPPSTFIEEDVTIGADTELGPQVMLAAGSVVGRNVTIGQGSVLTASSVADGTTIKPYSVFEEAKVGERCIIGPFSRLRPGTELSEEVHLGNFVETKKARIGKGSKANHLAYLGDAKIGSGCNVGAGTITCNYDGVNKHVTELGDGVFIGSDTQLVAPVSVGDGAYVGAGTTVTKNVPPGSLAVSRVPQVNKEGWVAKKKARQG, from the coding sequence ATGTCCTCTCCCTTAGCGGCGGTGGTGTTGTGTGCCGGCAAGGGCACCCGGATGAAGTCCGAGAAGGCCAAGGTCCTTCACGCCATTCTGGGCAGGCCCCTGTGTTTCTATCCTCTGAAGCGCGCGCTTGAGCTGGGCGCCTCTCCGCTGGTTCCGGTGGTGGGCCATCAGGCCGCCGAGGTGGAGAAGGCCATCCAGGCGCAGCTCCCCGCGGCCACGCTGCGCTTCGCGCTCCAGAAGGAGCAGCGCGGCACCGCGGATGCGGTGCGCTCGGCTGAGGGGGCGCTGAAGGACTTCTCGGGCCGCGTCCTCATCCTCTATGGAGATGTGCCGCTGCTGCGCCGTGAGACGCTGGAGGCGCTGGTGGCCGCGCACGAGAAGGGCAAGGCCACGCTCTCCATGGTCGCCACGGTGCTGGACGACCCCACGGGCTACGGCCGCGTCATCCGCGAGGGTGGCAAGGTGGTGCGCATCGTCGAGCACAAGGACGCCACCCCGGAGCAGCGTGCCGTGCGCGAGTGCAACGCGGGCATCTACCTGGTGGAGTCCTCGTTCCTCTGGAAGGCGCTGGCGGAGATCCAACCGCAGAACGCCCAGGGCGAGTACTACCTGACGGATCTGGTGGAGATGGCGGCGAAGCTGGGGCCCGTGGCCTCGGTGGAGGCGGACGCCACGGAGACGGCGGGTGTGAATGATCGCGTGGAGCTGGCGGCGCGCGCTCGCGTGCTGCAGCAGCGGATCAACGAGCGCCACATGCGCGCGGGCGTCACCCTGGTGGACCCGCCCAGCACCTTCATCGAGGAGGACGTCACCATCGGCGCGGACACGGAGCTCGGTCCGCAGGTGATGCTAGCAGCCGGCTCCGTGGTCGGGCGCAACGTCACCATCGGGCAGGGGAGCGTGCTGACGGCCTCCTCGGTGGCGGACGGCACCACCATCAAGCCCTACTCGGTCTTCGAGGAGGCCAAGGTGGGCGAGCGCTGCATCATCGGCCCGTTCTCCCGCCTGCGCCCGGGCACCGAGCTGTCCGAGGAAGTGCACCTGGGCAACTTCGTGGAGACGAAGAAGGCCCGGATCGGCAAGGGCTCCAAGGCCAACCACCTGGCGTACCTGGGCGACGCGAAGATCGGCTCGGGCTGCAACGTGGGGGCCGGCACCATCACCTGCAACTATGACGGAGTGAACAAGCACGTCACCGAGTTGGGCGATGGCGTCTTCATCGGCTCCGACACACAGTTGGTCGCGCCAGTGAGCGTGGGTGATGGCGCGTACGTCGGCGCGGGGACAACCGTGACGAAAAATGTACCGCCTGGGAGCCTCGCTGTGTCCAGGGTGCCTCAGGTGAACAAGGAGGGCTGGGTCGCGAAGAAGAAGGCTCGGCAGGGATAA